In the Anaerolineales bacterium genome, GGCTTAGACCCGCCCACGATCCGTGCCACGAGCCAGAACTTTGCCGCCGGATCGACCGTCGACTGGCGAACGCTGTTTGGCGGAGTCCCGGGCGGGATGGGGCTCAATGGGACTTTCAGCGTCGGCCTGATATTCAACGGTTCCTGCACGGTGAGCGGCAGCGTGTCGCGCACCGCGCCCACGGCTACGGCCACCCTGACGGCGACCATCACCTCGACTGCGACGCGTACCCCCACGGTCACGCGAACGCCGACGATCACCTTGACGCCGACCAACACCAGCACACCGACCGTCACCCCGACCCGCACGCTCACGCCGACGATCACCTTGACGCCGACGCGCACCAGTACGCCGACCATCACGCTGACACCGACGCGGACGAATACGCCAACGGTCACGCGCACGCCGACCATCACGCTGACCCCGACAAAGACGTCGACATCGACCACCGTGCCCAGCGCGACGGCCACCCGCACCGCGACGCCGCTTCCGACCAACACGTCCACCTCGCCGCCCACCGCCACGCGTACGCGCACCCCGACGCCAGCTGTAACCAACACCCTGCCGCCGAGCAAGACTCCGACGGTCACGTTGACGGTGACTTTGGCCTGCATGGACTGTTGAGGCACCCGCCGATCGATTGCAGCCGGGCAGGCGGCTTGCCTGCGGCCATCCAGAGTGGACTGCGAGAGGCGGGGGATCCCCCGCCTCTCGCTCTGTGGATGCAGGACCACCCGGTCACCGGCGTGGTCGCGACCCGCGCCCGAGGGAGTCCCGGCATGTTGCCCCCTGATGACCGGCGATATACAATCCAGCTACGCCGTCGGCCCCTGGTACCAAGGGGTGAACGGCGGGCCGGGGCGTGTAGGGGGACTGCAAGCCGGGGCGGGCGTGGCTTTGGCTATGATTCTGTTGAGGTCTTCGACGTAGAACCATGGGGGGTAGAAGGCAGATCTCTGCCGACGGGAAACATGAAGAACGCGGAACATGACGCTCAGCCTGAGGTCCAGAACCCGGCGCCTGAAAAGGTCGGCCGGGTCCTGATCGCCGATGACGACGACGACTTCCGCGCCCTGCTTGTGCGGCGCAGCCTGCGCATGGGCCTCGAGGTCCACCAGGTGAACGACGGGCCGCTGGCCGTCGAAGCCCTCAAGCAGTCCCCCTTTGATGTGCTGGTCGTCGACCTGTACATGCCGGGATCGACCGGGCTGGAGGTGGTGCAGGAAGGCCGGCGCATCGACCCGGACCTGCAGTCGATCATCCTGACGGCGAGCGCCACGCTGGAGACGGCGCTGGAAGCCCTGCGGGTGGGGGTGTACGACTACCTGCTCAAACCCCTGGAATCGGTAGCCGCCTTCGAGCTCTCGCTGACCCGCGCCCTGGAGCACCGGATGCTGATCCGCGAGAACCTGCGCCTGTTCGCCGAGGTGCAGCGGCTGGCGGTCACCGATCCGGTGACGGGCCTGTACAATCGCTACAAGCTGAACGAGTCCTTGGAGCTGGAGGTCGAGCGAGCCCACCGCTATCGGCGGCCGCTGTCCGTGATCATAATCGACATGGATCGACTGAAGGACATCAACGATAACTACGGCCACCCGGCCGGTGATGAGGCGCTGCGGCTTGTGGCGGCGGCGATCCGGTCGCAGGTGCGCCGGGTTGACCTGGCGACGCGCTACGGCGGGGACGAGTTCGCCATCCTGCTGCCGGAGGCGACCGAGGCCGAGGCCCAGGCGATCGCCCAGCGGATCTCCGCCGAGATCGGCACCCGGAACCCGGGACCTTGGCACGTCTCGGCTTCCTTCGGCGTGGCGG is a window encoding:
- a CDS encoding diguanylate cyclase, producing the protein MKNAEHDAQPEVQNPAPEKVGRVLIADDDDDFRALLVRRSLRMGLEVHQVNDGPLAVEALKQSPFDVLVVDLYMPGSTGLEVVQEGRRIDPDLQSIILTASATLETALEALRVGVYDYLLKPLESVAAFELSLTRALEHRMLIRENLRLFAEVQRLAVTDPVTGLYNRYKLNESLELEVERAHRYRRPLSVIIIDMDRLKDINDNYGHPAGDEALRLVAAAIRSQVRRVDLATRYGGDEFAILLPEATEAEAQAIAQRISAEIGTRNPGPWHVSASFGVAAWEDGIRSSEELIERADRALYVHKRARAARAKPR